One genomic window of Helicobacter canis includes the following:
- the apt gene encoding adenine phosphoribosyltransferase produces MANAQNLQELSTQVRNTLREIPDYPKPGILFYDITTILENAECLHKIIAFWKARYVNQNITHIVGIESRGFTFGSALAYALGVGFIPIRKKGKLPFATYSQEYALEYGTDTLEIHQDAFASVQERGEKARVVLVDDLLATGGTAAASIKLIEKAGGECIEACFLIRLVELEGHKKLTTNFMNILDC; encoded by the coding sequence ATGGCAAACGCACAAAACCTACAAGAGCTTAGCACACAAGTCCGCAATACTTTGCGAGAGATCCCAGACTATCCAAAGCCCGGAATCTTATTTTATGACATCACTACAATCTTAGAGAATGCAGAGTGCCTACACAAGATTATCGCCTTTTGGAAAGCTCGCTATGTGAATCAAAACATCACACATATTGTGGGGATAGAATCTAGGGGCTTTACTTTTGGATCTGCGCTAGCTTATGCCTTGGGGGTTGGCTTTATCCCCATTAGGAAAAAGGGCAAACTCCCATTTGCAACCTACTCGCAAGAATATGCCTTAGAATATGGCACAGATACGCTAGAAATCCACCAAGATGCCTTTGCAAGTGTGCAGGAGCGTGGAGAAAAGGCGCGAGTCGTGCTTGTCGATGATCTGCTCGCCACAGGTGGGACTGCTGCTGCAAGTATTAAGCTTATTGAAAAAGCTGGTGGAGAGTGCATAGAGGCGTGCTTCTTAATCCGCCTAGTTGAGCTAGAAGGACACAAAAAGCTTACAACAAACTTTATGAATATATTGGACTGCTGA